Proteins encoded in a region of the Elizabethkingia bruuniana genome:
- a CDS encoding pirin family protein codes for MDRKDFIKKGLLGTGIFAASAALGNLLKNDIDEIEPLKPIGFNHLPSGDSKVKDNSVLHKADSRGVADHGWLLSHHTFSFANYHNPERMHFGVLRVLNDDKVEGGRGFGTHPHDNMEIISIPLEGDLEHKDSMGNLAVIKSGDVQVMSAGTGIMHSEFNKNNDQLVKFLQIWVYPKKRNVVPRYNQISLNINDRYNKFQQILSPDPNDEGVWIHQDAWFHMGSFDKEFISEYQLKKEGNGIYAFIIKGSAVIEETELHEKDGFGIWNVSKLQIKASKPGTEILLMEVPMTLS; via the coding sequence ATGGACAGAAAAGATTTCATAAAAAAAGGCTTGCTTGGTACAGGTATTTTTGCAGCATCTGCTGCTCTGGGAAATCTCCTTAAAAATGATATTGATGAGATTGAACCACTAAAGCCTATTGGTTTTAATCATCTGCCAAGTGGCGATTCCAAAGTAAAAGACAATTCAGTACTGCACAAGGCAGATTCCAGAGGTGTTGCGGATCATGGCTGGTTATTAAGTCATCACACCTTTAGCTTTGCAAACTATCATAATCCGGAGCGTATGCATTTCGGCGTATTAAGAGTGCTGAATGATGATAAAGTAGAAGGCGGGAGAGGATTTGGAACTCATCCACATGATAACATGGAAATTATTAGCATTCCGCTGGAGGGAGACCTGGAGCATAAAGACAGTATGGGAAACCTTGCTGTTATTAAAAGCGGTGATGTACAGGTGATGAGTGCCGGGACCGGAATTATGCATAGTGAATTCAACAAGAACAATGACCAGCTGGTAAAATTTCTACAGATATGGGTATACCCTAAAAAAAGAAATGTAGTACCAAGATATAATCAGATTTCTCTCAATATAAATGACCGTTATAATAAGTTTCAGCAAATTCTGTCTCCTGATCCGAATGATGAAGGTGTATGGATTCATCAGGATGCATGGTTTCATATGGGATCATTTGACAAGGAATTTATATCAGAATATCAGCTTAAGAAAGAAGGTAACGGTATATATGCCTTCATTATAAAAGGAAGTGCTGTAATAGAAGAAACAGAACTTCATGAAAAAGACGGTTTTGGAATATGGAATGTTTCCAAACTTCAAATAAAAGCATCAAAGCCAGGAACAGAAATCCTATTGATGGAAGTTCCGATGACGCTGTCCTAA
- a CDS encoding Crp/Fnr family transcriptional regulator has translation MFEKIIENVTRCIELTEEEKQSFTDLLDCKAIPAKTILLREGEICQFEGYIHKGCIRTYYIDENGFEVTLYFAVEDWWVSDIASFHEQKPSRLYIEALEDSEIYMLTPQTKDILLESIPKFERVFRMLVQRNLTTLQNRLVNTISKPATERYLDFIKVYPSIPQRVPQYYIASYLGVSKEFVSTIRKRLSNK, from the coding sequence ATGTTTGAGAAAATTATTGAAAATGTAACCAGATGTATTGAGCTTACTGAAGAAGAGAAGCAAAGCTTTACAGATCTTCTGGATTGTAAAGCTATACCCGCTAAAACTATTTTGCTTCGCGAGGGCGAGATCTGCCAGTTTGAAGGTTATATTCATAAAGGCTGTATTCGAACCTATTATATAGATGAAAATGGTTTTGAAGTAACATTATATTTTGCTGTTGAAGACTGGTGGGTAAGTGATATCGCATCTTTTCATGAACAAAAACCTTCCCGCCTTTATATAGAAGCATTGGAAGACTCTGAAATATATATGCTGACACCGCAAACGAAAGATATACTCCTAGAATCTATTCCTAAGTTTGAAAGAGTTTTCAGAATGCTGGTGCAAAGGAATCTTACAACACTTCAGAACCGTCTGGTTAATACTATATCTAAACCAGCAACCGAACGATATCTGGACTTTATAAAAGTATATCCGTCTATTCCTCAGCGGGTTCCACAGTATTATATAGCTTCTTACTTGGGCGTTTCAAAAGAATTTGTAAGTACCATCAGGAAAAGACTTTCCAATAAATAA
- a CDS encoding Na+/H+ antiporter: MHENLLLVLGLLVVVMLLVMLAQKIKIAYPIFLVLAGLGISFIPGIPGLKLDPEIIFLIFLPPILYEAAWYTSWNDFWKWKRPISLLAFGLVFLTSVIVAYTSQMIIPGFTLALGFLLGGIISPPDAIAATTVLKGLKVPKRTLAILEGESLVNDASSLIVFRFALAAILTGSFSMQEATGQFFIVAGMGIIVGILVAHIFYAIHRFLPTTPAIDAALTVITPYVLYLVAEHFHFSGVMAVVSGGLFMSFRAHEMFKTGSTRVNMTGVWNTLIFTMNALVFILIGLELPEIIKGLGQTSIVQGIQYGVFISLIIIVVRILWIYPVAHIPRWLSKNIKKDPSPGWKNPLIIGWAGMRGVVSLATALSIPVLMNDGTAFPFRSLIIFITFVVIFITLVFQGLTLPLIIKLTKIGELDAILPSHEQQAGIQIRLDTAAINMLDNKYEEEMQHNNLVRDFKEHLEKDFKMHEKHLSSLEVCSNRQKDLKEYHEVVLDIYAMQRKELFKMKREKLFSDDEIRKAESQLDLNELKITGNKHL, encoded by the coding sequence ATGCACGAGAATTTACTTTTAGTCCTGGGACTATTGGTTGTGGTTATGTTATTGGTTATGCTGGCTCAGAAAATTAAGATAGCATATCCTATATTTTTGGTCTTAGCAGGTTTGGGTATTAGTTTCATTCCCGGAATACCGGGGCTTAAACTCGATCCTGAGATTATATTTTTAATCTTTTTACCACCAATACTTTATGAGGCTGCATGGTATACTTCCTGGAACGACTTCTGGAAATGGAAACGCCCTATATCTTTATTGGCATTTGGATTGGTATTTTTAACCTCAGTAATCGTTGCCTATACTTCCCAAATGATTATTCCTGGATTTACACTGGCATTGGGCTTTCTATTGGGGGGAATTATTTCGCCTCCGGATGCTATTGCAGCAACAACAGTACTAAAAGGATTGAAAGTTCCTAAAAGAACATTAGCCATACTGGAAGGAGAAAGCCTGGTGAATGATGCCTCTTCACTCATTGTTTTTCGTTTTGCATTGGCAGCAATTCTTACAGGTAGCTTTTCGATGCAGGAAGCCACCGGACAATTCTTTATTGTAGCCGGTATGGGAATTATTGTAGGGATATTGGTAGCACATATATTTTATGCAATTCACAGATTTTTGCCAACAACTCCGGCTATAGATGCAGCACTTACGGTTATTACACCTTATGTACTTTATTTAGTGGCAGAACATTTTCATTTTTCAGGAGTAATGGCAGTGGTTAGCGGTGGACTTTTCATGTCATTCAGAGCTCATGAAATGTTTAAAACCGGAAGTACAAGAGTAAATATGACCGGAGTTTGGAACACACTCATCTTTACGATGAATGCTCTTGTATTTATTTTAATAGGATTAGAGCTTCCGGAAATCATTAAAGGATTGGGACAGACTTCTATTGTTCAGGGAATACAATATGGGGTGTTTATCAGTCTGATTATTATTGTAGTCCGTATACTATGGATTTATCCTGTGGCACACATTCCTCGTTGGCTAAGTAAGAACATTAAAAAAGATCCCTCACCAGGGTGGAAAAATCCACTTATTATTGGCTGGGCAGGAATGCGGGGCGTTGTATCTCTGGCCACAGCACTGTCTATTCCGGTGTTGATGAATGATGGTACTGCTTTTCCGTTCCGAAGTCTTATTATATTTATAACCTTCGTTGTCATCTTTATAACGCTTGTATTTCAGGGGCTGACATTACCGCTCATTATAAAACTAACGAAAATTGGAGAGCTGGATGCAATCCTCCCTTCACATGAGCAGCAGGCAGGTATCCAAATAAGATTAGATACTGCTGCAATCAATATGCTGGATAATAAGTATGAAGAAGAAATGCAGCATAATAATCTTGTAAGAGATTTTAAAGAACATCTTGAAAAAGATTTTAAGATGCATGAAAAACATTTGAGCTCATTAGAGGTTTGTAGTAACAGGCAAAAGGATTTAAAAGAGTATCATGAAGTAGTTTTGGATATTTATGCTATGCAGCGTAAAGAGCTATTTAAAATGAAAAGAGAAAAACTATTCAGTGATGATGAAATCAGAAAGGCAGAATCGCAGCTTGATCTGAATGAATTAAAAATAACAGGAAATAAACATTTGTAA
- a CDS encoding alpha/beta hydrolase, with protein MKHILDIKTAGAPLDRAEKVLIMIHGRGGSAQDILSLASHLHVDDYALVAPQATHQTWYPYSFMASVEQNEPWLSSALEVVSQTVEKVRKEGIKPENIYFFGFSQGACLTLEFLARNAQRFGGATAIIGGVIGDKINRDHYKGNFEHTPILIATSNPDFHVPVERVYATTNILKEMGADVTEKVYHNFGHSINQEELELANTLIFK; from the coding sequence ATGAAACATATTCTTGATATAAAAACAGCCGGAGCTCCTTTAGATCGGGCTGAGAAAGTTCTTATCATGATTCATGGAAGAGGCGGAAGCGCTCAGGATATATTAAGTCTGGCATCCCATCTTCATGTAGATGATTATGCATTGGTGGCACCACAGGCTACTCACCAGACGTGGTATCCTTACTCATTTATGGCGTCTGTAGAACAGAATGAACCTTGGTTGTCCTCGGCACTTGAGGTTGTATCGCAAACCGTTGAAAAAGTTCGAAAAGAAGGCATAAAACCAGAGAATATATATTTCTTTGGTTTCTCTCAGGGGGCTTGTCTTACGTTAGAGTTTTTAGCACGCAATGCTCAGAGATTTGGAGGAGCAACAGCAATTATTGGTGGAGTTATCGGTGATAAAATTAATCGAGATCATTATAAAGGAAATTTTGAACATACTCCCATATTGATAGCGACAAGCAATCCTGATTTTCATGTTCCTGTAGAAAGAGTATATGCGACAACAAATATTCTGAAGGAGATGGGAGCTGACGTTACCGAAAAAGTCTATCATAATTTTGGACACTCCATTAATCAGGAAGAATTAGAATTAGCCAATACACTAATTTTTAAATAG
- a CDS encoding VOC family protein — MSLITGLHHVTAITGDAQENIDFYTGVLGLRLVKKTVNFDYSEVYHFYFGDEFGTPGTIMTTFPYGKGLVNGRHGKGMLNTTAFSVAMDGLDYWLERLDRFGIPYKQPQERFSGEVFIYLEDYDGLGLELVFNTKDLRKGYSKGTIPEDYAIKGIHHVEIWLASYERTAALLTTQMDHVLVSESSDRFRFATENAPGKYVDLLCTPAALKGLAGRGTVHHVAFATPDAESQLEMMNKLDRFGLEHTEVKDRKYFTSVYFKEPGGVLFEIATSGPGFSVDEELASLGENLMLPKQFEKERTHLEEVLPQFVYPTEKFK, encoded by the coding sequence ATGTCATTAATTACAGGCTTGCATCATGTAACTGCAATAACAGGAGATGCACAGGAAAATATTGATTTTTATACAGGAGTACTTGGACTTCGACTTGTTAAAAAGACCGTAAATTTTGATTATTCAGAGGTTTATCATTTTTACTTCGGAGATGAGTTCGGGACACCGGGAACTATTATGACGACTTTTCCGTATGGAAAAGGTTTGGTAAACGGCAGACATGGAAAAGGAATGCTGAATACAACTGCTTTCTCTGTAGCAATGGACGGGTTGGATTATTGGCTGGAAAGACTGGATCGATTTGGGATTCCCTATAAACAGCCTCAGGAGCGCTTTTCGGGGGAAGTGTTTATTTATCTGGAAGATTATGACGGACTGGGGCTGGAGCTTGTATTCAATACAAAAGATCTGCGCAAAGGCTACAGTAAGGGAACTATTCCTGAAGACTATGCAATAAAGGGAATTCATCATGTAGAAATTTGGTTAGCATCCTATGAACGTACGGCTGCATTACTCACAACACAGATGGACCATGTACTTGTTTCTGAAAGTTCCGACCGTTTCAGATTTGCAACCGAAAATGCTCCCGGAAAATATGTAGACTTATTGTGTACACCAGCTGCATTAAAAGGTCTTGCAGGAAGGGGAACTGTACACCATGTTGCTTTTGCTACACCAGATGCCGAATCTCAACTGGAAATGATGAATAAACTGGACCGATTTGGTCTGGAACATACAGAGGTAAAAGACCGGAAATATTTTACTTCCGTGTATTTTAAAGAACCGGGTGGTGTTTTATTTGAAATTGCAACCTCCGGACCTGGATTTTCTGTAGATGAGGAATTGGCATCATTGGGAGAGAACCTAATGTTACCAAAGCAGTTTGAGAAGGAAAGAACACATTTAGAAGAAGTATTACCCCAATTTGTTTACCCGACAGAAAAATTTAAATAA
- a CDS encoding GNAT family N-acetyltransferase, which translates to MERTEIVLNTNQQGEIQLFSDDRKAGKMDVSVAEGKLTVYHTEVNPEYEGRGFAKLLLEKLVSYARENNLKIVPLCPYVHAQFKRHTEEYADVWFRPQA; encoded by the coding sequence ATGGAAAGAACAGAAATTGTATTAAATACAAATCAGCAAGGAGAGATACAGCTATTTTCTGATGACAGAAAAGCCGGGAAAATGGATGTTTCCGTAGCTGAAGGAAAGTTAACAGTATATCACACCGAAGTAAATCCTGAGTATGAAGGCAGAGGGTTTGCTAAATTGTTATTAGAGAAGCTGGTTTCTTATGCCAGAGAAAATAACCTGAAGATTGTACCGCTTTGTCCATATGTTCATGCACAGTTTAAGCGCCATACTGAAGAGTATGCAGATGTATGGTTTAGACCACAGGCCTAA
- a CDS encoding ring-cleaving dioxygenase, translating into MENKILGLHHITAIADNAKINLDFYTKVLGVRLVKKTVNFDDPGTYHFYFGNETGTPGTILTFFPWEGIGQGTNGAGMATHIGYSVPTGSIEFWKNRLIQNGVNVEEGSIFGEKMISFKDPDGLQLQFIEPENEDSRNAWTIDGISNDNALKGFHNVTLTLQKADPTIKVLTDVLGYSLQKQEDSHYRFTTDTIDTANFIDIIENPSVAYGRNAAGTNHHIAFRVKDENTLMEYREKVLSAGLQITPKIDRDYFYSLYFREPGGVLFEIATDNPGFMRDEELAELGTHLKLPKQYEGIRGKIEEALPNLL; encoded by the coding sequence ATGGAAAACAAAATATTAGGACTGCATCATATTACAGCAATAGCTGATAATGCAAAAATAAATCTTGACTTTTATACGAAAGTATTAGGTGTACGCCTTGTAAAAAAAACGGTAAACTTCGATGATCCCGGAACCTATCATTTCTATTTTGGGAACGAGACGGGAACTCCCGGGACTATATTGACCTTTTTCCCGTGGGAAGGAATTGGTCAGGGGACTAATGGAGCTGGTATGGCAACTCATATCGGTTACTCAGTTCCAACAGGAAGTATTGAATTCTGGAAAAACCGTTTGATACAAAACGGAGTTAATGTAGAAGAAGGAAGTATTTTTGGTGAAAAAATGATTTCTTTTAAAGATCCGGATGGTCTGCAATTACAATTTATAGAACCTGAAAATGAGGACAGCCGAAATGCCTGGACTATAGATGGAATAAGCAATGACAATGCACTAAAAGGTTTTCATAATGTAACACTTACCTTGCAAAAGGCAGATCCAACTATAAAAGTGTTAACAGATGTATTAGGTTACAGTCTGCAAAAGCAGGAAGACAGTCACTATCGCTTCACAACTGATACTATAGACACAGCTAACTTCATTGATATTATAGAGAATCCTTCTGTAGCATATGGACGAAATGCTGCCGGAACAAATCATCACATTGCCTTTCGGGTAAAAGATGAAAATACTTTGATGGAATACCGTGAAAAAGTATTGTCAGCAGGACTTCAGATAACGCCTAAGATAGACCGGGATTATTTCTATTCGTTATATTTCCGTGAACCAGGAGGTGTTTTGTTTGAGATTGCTACGGATAACCCAGGATTTATGCGGGATGAAGAATTGGCAGAATTAGGTACACATCTTAAACTTCCAAAACAATATGAAGGGATACGTGGTAAAATAGAAGAGGCTTTACCTAATCTGTTATGA
- a CDS encoding TetR/AcrR family transcriptional regulator: MNTREKIILLGDNLIRKKGYNAFSFGDISKELGIKNASIHYHFTTKTTLVIAIIQKHHILLEKFKRKIANENPLQKLIKFLSVYAVAKSEGRISILGSLSNDYYSFEPEVQAELKILTDNTLNWLTDTLKDGKKEGFFNYSMDHHTKALMIITNILGAEHLSRITYHQNFQEIKNTIINDLIS, translated from the coding sequence ATGAATACACGTGAAAAAATAATTTTGTTAGGAGATAACCTGATCCGGAAAAAAGGTTATAATGCCTTTAGTTTTGGTGACATATCAAAGGAATTGGGTATTAAAAATGCCTCAATACATTATCATTTCACAACGAAAACAACACTGGTTATAGCCATTATTCAGAAGCACCATATCCTTTTAGAAAAGTTTAAGCGTAAAATAGCGAATGAAAATCCGCTTCAAAAGCTTATAAAATTTCTATCCGTTTATGCGGTTGCAAAATCTGAAGGGCGCATCAGTATTCTGGGGTCATTATCCAATGATTATTATTCGTTTGAGCCAGAGGTTCAGGCTGAGCTGAAAATCTTAACGGACAATACACTTAACTGGCTTACAGATACTTTAAAAGATGGCAAAAAGGAAGGTTTCTTTAATTATAGTATGGATCATCATACAAAAGCATTGATGATTATCACCAATATTCTGGGAGCTGAACATCTTTCAAGAATAACTTACCATCAGAATTTTCAGGAAATAAAAAATACGATTATAAACGATTTAATATCATAA
- the fabF gene encoding beta-ketoacyl-ACP synthase II, translating to MRRVVVTGIGAVTPIGNNINDFWTSLTEGKSGAAPITRFDTSKFKTKFGCELKDFNPLDFIEKAEARKYDLFTQYALVAVEEAVKTGNIDFEKMNRNRIGVIWGSGNGGIETFQQQMTEYISGDGTPRFSPFFIPKMIVDIASGVISIKYGLRGVNFTTVSACATSNTAIIDAYNYIKWNKADMIITGGSEAAITESSVGGFNSAKALSTNNENPQAASRPFDVNRDGFVIGEGAGAVILEELESAKKRGAHIIAEIVGGGMAADAYHLTGTHPDGVGAYLGMLAALEDAGIQPHDIDYLNVHATSTPQGDLSELNAAERVFGRENNLNISATKSMTGHLLGAAGAVEAITCIKTVSENIIPPTINTQEPEPAYKDVFDFTLGKKKNKEVIYAMNNTFGFGGHIATSIFKKYTE from the coding sequence ATGAGACGAGTAGTTGTAACAGGTATCGGCGCGGTGACTCCGATAGGAAATAATATAAATGACTTTTGGACATCATTAACAGAAGGTAAAAGCGGCGCTGCCCCAATTACCAGATTCGATACTTCAAAATTTAAAACTAAATTCGGCTGCGAGCTTAAGGACTTTAATCCTCTGGATTTTATTGAAAAGGCCGAGGCTCGTAAATACGATCTGTTTACTCAATATGCATTGGTTGCTGTAGAAGAAGCTGTAAAAACCGGAAACATCGATTTTGAGAAGATGAACAGAAACCGTATTGGCGTAATATGGGGATCAGGAAACGGAGGTATCGAAACGTTTCAGCAACAAATGACAGAATATATATCAGGAGACGGAACTCCAAGATTCAGTCCGTTCTTTATACCGAAGATGATTGTAGATATCGCCTCTGGAGTTATCTCTATAAAATATGGATTACGTGGTGTAAACTTCACTACGGTATCTGCATGTGCTACTTCTAATACGGCCATTATTGATGCTTATAATTACATCAAATGGAACAAGGCTGATATGATCATTACCGGAGGATCTGAAGCTGCCATTACAGAGAGTTCTGTTGGAGGATTTAATTCTGCTAAAGCTTTATCTACAAACAACGAAAATCCTCAGGCAGCATCAAGACCGTTTGATGTAAACCGGGATGGTTTTGTAATAGGAGAAGGTGCTGGCGCTGTAATTCTGGAAGAGCTGGAAAGTGCTAAGAAAAGAGGTGCTCATATTATTGCTGAAATTGTAGGTGGCGGAATGGCTGCAGACGCATATCACCTTACCGGAACTCACCCGGATGGAGTAGGTGCATATCTTGGGATGCTTGCTGCCCTGGAAGATGCCGGTATTCAACCACACGACATTGATTATTTAAATGTTCATGCAACCTCTACTCCACAAGGAGATCTTAGTGAACTTAATGCTGCAGAAAGGGTCTTTGGAAGAGAGAATAATCTGAATATTAGCGCAACAAAATCGATGACTGGCCATTTACTGGGGGCAGCTGGTGCCGTTGAAGCAATCACCTGTATTAAGACTGTAAGTGAAAATATTATCCCTCCAACAATTAATACACAGGAACCGGAGCCTGCATATAAGGATGTATTTGACTTTACACTCGGTAAAAAGAAAAACAAAGAAGTCATCTACGCTATGAACAATACATTTGGATTTGGCGGGCATATTGCAACAAGTATTTTCAAAAAATATACTGAATAA
- a CDS encoding linear amide C-N hydrolase has product MRKKYSLKQKILFILAFAVAPLGSFLDACTRVVYKGPENNVITARSMDWKDEIDANLWAFPRGMQRDGNVGANSIKWTSKYGSVITSAWDIATTDGINEKGLVANVLWLVESQYPKFNPKGKSKGVTIAAWAQYVLDNFATVKEAVDELKKEKFVIVSDFIPGTQKFTTLHLSISDAMGDNAIFEYINGKLVIHHSPTYTVMTNSPEFNKQLAINQYWQGIPGTVMLPGTNRAADRFVRASYYINAIPQTADVRTSVASVFSVIRNCSVPFGISSETEPNISSTRWRSVADHKNLVYYFETVKTPNTFWVDLKKLDFSKNAQVKKLSASKNESYAGETSQQFVAAKPFTFIGI; this is encoded by the coding sequence ATGAGAAAAAAATATTCACTTAAGCAAAAAATATTATTTATTTTGGCCTTTGCAGTAGCTCCACTTGGAAGCTTTTTGGACGCATGTACCAGAGTAGTATACAAAGGACCTGAAAATAATGTAATCACTGCCAGATCAATGGACTGGAAAGATGAAATAGATGCTAATTTATGGGCTTTTCCTCGCGGTATGCAGCGGGACGGAAATGTTGGTGCTAACTCTATAAAGTGGACTTCAAAATATGGTAGTGTGATTACAAGTGCTTGGGACATAGCCACTACTGATGGTATTAATGAAAAAGGACTTGTTGCAAATGTATTATGGTTGGTAGAAAGCCAATATCCAAAGTTTAATCCGAAAGGAAAATCCAAAGGTGTAACTATTGCTGCATGGGCACAATATGTACTGGATAACTTTGCAACGGTAAAAGAAGCTGTAGATGAGCTGAAAAAAGAGAAATTCGTTATTGTTTCTGATTTTATTCCGGGAACACAGAAATTTACAACTTTACATTTGTCTATTTCTGATGCTATGGGGGATAATGCTATTTTTGAATATATCAATGGTAAATTAGTGATTCATCATAGCCCTACTTACACGGTAATGACCAATTCACCGGAATTTAACAAACAATTAGCAATTAATCAATATTGGCAGGGAATCCCCGGAACTGTTATGCTGCCGGGAACCAACCGTGCTGCAGATCGTTTTGTGAGAGCTTCTTATTATATCAATGCTATCCCGCAAACCGCGGATGTGCGTACTTCTGTTGCCAGCGTATTTAGTGTAATTAGAAATTGCTCAGTGCCTTTTGGTATTTCTTCAGAGACCGAGCCAAATATTTCTTCTACAAGATGGAGATCTGTTGCAGATCATAAGAATCTGGTATATTATTTTGAAACTGTAAAAACACCTAATACATTCTGGGTAGATCTTAAAAAATTAGATTTTAGTAAAAATGCTCAGGTGAAGAAGCTAAGTGCCAGTAAAAATGAATCTTACGCCGGAGAGACATCACAGCAGTTTGTCGCGGCTAAGCCTTTTACATTTATCGGAATATAA
- a CDS encoding DUF4280 domain-containing protein yields the protein MSEKHLVCQGALCMCNFGTAPDKLKVKTQSKRYINDKDGADKLMATHMDIGKTFEKNTFGSCSKMNNNPCQVTVTEWSGFYDKITLEDNKGKALLESSKATCPIGSKDCIKIVNHGQTAEVSSQSVENADQEVLAELFPFVPLSSEEDKILNIQN from the coding sequence ATGAGTGAAAAACATTTAGTCTGTCAAGGAGCGCTATGTATGTGCAATTTTGGTACAGCGCCAGATAAGCTTAAAGTGAAAACTCAGAGCAAACGCTATATTAATGATAAAGATGGTGCTGATAAGCTTATGGCTACCCATATGGATATTGGTAAGACTTTTGAAAAAAACACTTTTGGAAGCTGTAGTAAGATGAACAATAACCCTTGTCAGGTTACCGTTACAGAATGGAGTGGCTTTTATGATAAAATAACCTTAGAAGATAATAAAGGTAAAGCCTTATTGGAAAGTAGTAAAGCTACTTGTCCTATTGGAAGTAAAGATTGTATCAAGATCGTCAATCATGGTCAGACGGCTGAAGTTTCTTCTCAAAGTGTTGAAAATGCAGACCAAGAAGTATTAGCAGAATTGTTTCCGTTTGTTCCATTATCTTCAGAAGAGGATAAAATACTCAATATTCAAAATTAA
- a CDS encoding DUF2931 family protein, translating to MKNEKPMLSYNVQISHPGNNYLITPVEDNIITLEGTPAHLPYGSSSGSWGNSGKGFTEQQGTPIGVNIVYFSRYEDAFYRLKVDFPKDKVQDLIQRAYANAESKSSTKPLKEYININQEPDYDKAYNGLGKSYDKFSDLIFGFAPNGMVVVWLGFGPTQIELGKYTAERIKDDKVYADKLFSKISQTREDIKKDMFIDGASSKQWEDYRTLYKWSPRISSENKGFRLFNVNVDYYNAERETMLRPWVENIPVKDRAIPKEVTFFWETAKGESFEGRAFFDWQKTNEAFKRAGNNLKLEFKITPDNNNYEILLNGEPFKADSLRVYNSNFTFKESYK from the coding sequence ATGAAAAACGAAAAACCTATGCTATCTTATAATGTGCAGATTTCGCATCCGGGGAATAACTATCTTATAACTCCGGTAGAGGATAATATTATAACATTGGAGGGAACACCTGCTCATTTACCTTATGGCAGTTCTTCAGGAAGCTGGGGGAATTCCGGAAAAGGATTTACTGAACAGCAAGGGACACCTATAGGTGTTAATATCGTTTATTTTTCCAGATATGAAGATGCTTTTTATCGTCTTAAAGTTGATTTTCCAAAAGATAAAGTACAGGATCTGATACAAAGAGCCTATGCTAATGCAGAATCTAAATCTTCAACTAAACCTTTAAAAGAATATATCAATATAAATCAGGAACCTGACTATGACAAAGCCTATAATGGTTTAGGAAAGTCCTATGACAAATTCAGTGATCTTATTTTTGGATTTGCTCCCAATGGTATGGTAGTAGTATGGCTGGGCTTTGGTCCCACGCAGATAGAGCTTGGAAAGTATACAGCCGAGCGTATTAAGGATGATAAGGTATATGCTGATAAACTGTTTTCAAAGATTTCTCAGACAAGAGAAGATATTAAGAAAGATATGTTTATAGATGGAGCTTCTTCAAAACAATGGGAAGATTACAGGACTCTTTATAAATGGTCTCCTAGAATAAGTTCTGAGAATAAAGGTTTTCGATTGTTTAATGTAAATGTTGATTATTATAATGCGGAAAGAGAAACAATGCTTCGCCCATGGGTAGAAAATATACCGGTAAAAGACAGGGCTATTCCTAAGGAGGTCACTTTCTTTTGGGAAACAGCAAAGGGAGAATCATTTGAAGGACGTGCATTTTTTGATTGGCAAAAGACGAATGAAGCTTTTAAAAGAGCTGGTAATAATTTAAAACTGGAGTTTAAAATTACTCCCGATAATAATAATTATGAAATTCTCTTAAATGGAGAGCCTTTTAAGGCAGATAGTCTGAGAGTATACAACAGTAATTTTACATTTAAAGAATCTTATAAGTAA